In the genome of Hyphomonas sp. Mor2, one region contains:
- a CDS encoding alpha/beta hydrolase-fold protein, whose amino-acid sequence MIRTLPLLALAVFLGACDTSTPAEAPEAAAPTPAPTPAQLVEHLDFPSTHVQPRQLTIYLPAGYHADGEQTYPVIYAHDGQNLFMPGFSYGGVEWGLDEAASKLFADGDARPAIIVGIWNTDERWQEYAPQKAIERLTGDVSSEWFGPDLPELKADAYLRFITQELKPFIDQTYRTQPDAENTMIMGSSMGGLISLYAVGEYPDTFSRAAAVSIHWPLANPESAVSAQADTVMQAYLETSGIDPARHTIWFDRGTEALDAYYAPHAVAMEAWFRAQGWPEDRAIFRDYPGTDHSEGAWADRADQILTFLLAE is encoded by the coding sequence ATGATCCGAACACTCCCCCTCCTCGCCCTCGCCGTCTTCCTCGGTGCCTGTGATACGAGCACGCCAGCGGAAGCCCCGGAAGCGGCAGCGCCGACTCCGGCACCGACGCCGGCCCAACTGGTCGAGCATTTGGACTTCCCGTCCACCCATGTTCAGCCGCGCCAGCTGACCATTTACCTGCCCGCGGGCTATCATGCTGATGGTGAGCAAACCTATCCCGTCATCTATGCGCATGACGGGCAGAACCTGTTCATGCCGGGCTTCTCCTATGGCGGCGTCGAATGGGGCCTGGACGAAGCCGCCAGCAAGCTGTTCGCAGACGGCGATGCGCGCCCGGCCATCATTGTCGGCATCTGGAACACAGATGAGCGCTGGCAGGAATACGCACCGCAAAAAGCGATTGAGCGCCTGACCGGCGATGTCTCGTCCGAATGGTTCGGCCCGGACCTGCCGGAGCTGAAAGCCGACGCCTATTTGCGCTTCATCACGCAGGAGCTGAAGCCCTTCATTGATCAGACCTATCGCACCCAGCCAGACGCTGAAAACACGATGATCATGGGCTCCAGCATGGGCGGGCTGATCTCACTGTATGCGGTTGGCGAATACCCTGACACGTTCAGCCGCGCCGCCGCCGTCTCCATCCACTGGCCGCTCGCCAACCCCGAAAGCGCCGTCTCAGCGCAGGCCGATACGGTCATGCAGGCCTATCTGGAAACCAGTGGCATCGATCCGGCCAGACACACGATCTGGTTCGATCGCGGCACGGAAGCGCTCGACGCCTATTATGCGCCGCATGCCGTGGCGATGGAGGCCTGGTTCCGCGCGCAAGGCTGGCCCGAGGATCGCGCAATCTTCCGTGACTATCCCGGCACCGACCATAGCGAAGGCGCCTGGGCGGACCGTGCCGATCAGATCCTGACCTTCCTACTCGCTGAGTAG